From a single Stigmatopora nigra isolate UIUO_SnigA chromosome 21, RoL_Snig_1.1, whole genome shotgun sequence genomic region:
- the clk2a gene encoding dual specificity protein kinase CLK2 isoform X2 — MQCVDHRRGAASVALKIIKNVEKYKEAARLEINVLEKINEKDPDNKFLCVQMYDWFDYHGHMCISFELLALSTFDFLKENNYLPYSIGQVRHMAYQVCLAVKFLHDNKLTHTDLKPENILFVNSDFTMSYNVEKKREERTVKSTAVRVVDFGSATFDHEHHSTIVSTRHYRAPEVILEMGWSHPCDVWSIGCILFEYYLGFTLFQTHDNREHLAMMERILGPVPSRMIRKTRKQKYFYRGRLDWDECSSAGKYVRENCKPLRRYLLSEAEDHHQLFDLIESMLEYEPSKRLALADSLKHPFFNFGGSGEATCSKSWEANRDISR, encoded by the exons ATGCAGTGTGTTGACCATCGCAG ggGAGCAGCAAGTGTTGCTTTGAAAATTATCAAGAATGTGGAGAAGTACAAAGAAGCAGCTCGCCTTGAGATCAATGTACTTGAGAAGATTAACGAGAAGGATCCAGACAATAAATT CCTGTGTGTGCAGATGTATGACTGGTTTGACTATCATGGTCACATGTGCATCTCCTTTGAGCTGCTCGCTCTGAGCACGTTCGATTTCCTCAAAGAAAACAACTACCTGCCCTACTCCATTGGTCAAGTCCGACACATGGCTTACCAAGTCTGTCTAGCTGTAAAGT TTCTCCATGACAATAAGTTGACACACACAGACCTAAAGCCTGAAAACATCCTATTCGTCAACTCGGATTTCACCATGTCCTACAATGTGGAGAAG AAACGAGAAGAAAGGACAGTTAAAAGCACTGCAGTACGTGTGGTGGATTTTGGTAGTGCCACTTTCGACCACGAGCATCACAGCACTATAGTGTCCACCAGGCATTACCGTGCCCCTGAGGTCATTTTAG AAATGGGCTGGAGCCATCCCTGTGATGTGTGGAGCATTGGCTGTATTCTGTTCGAGTACTACCTGGGCTTCACCTTATTTCAG ACACATGACAACAGGGAGCATTTGGCCATGATGGAAAGAATTCTTGGACCTGTCCCCTCCAGAATGATCCGCAAGACGAG GAAACAGAAGTATTTCTATCGAGGCCGTCTCGACTGGGATGAGTGCTCCTCAGCCGGGAAATACGTTAGGGAAAACTGTAAACCTCTTAGG AGGTACTTGCTTTCAGAAGCAGAAGaccatcatcagttgtttgacCTGATAGAAAGCATGCTGGAGTACGAACCATCCAAAAGGCTGGCTCTTGCAGACTCCCTCAAGCACCCATTCTTTAACTTTGGGGGGAGTGGCGAAGCTACTTGCAGTAAGAGCTGGGAAGCAAATAGAGACATTAGCCGGTGA
- the LOC144215103 gene encoding uncharacterized protein LOC144215103: MDSIFSLSSPFKQFTSTNTPGKSNSTPKVDMGRRSSFTRRRSISRRRSLPCGGQKIPNSHWLRVYQADLKRERKRQQAVLAKKNAERFVRKTHFRSHHCLPRKTTTTRKPASKKEDSLFGAFQGLSLDGVMGGVNGSAVAAASGDQCKIM; encoded by the exons ATGGATTCTATTTTCTCACTGAGTTCCCCCTTCAAGCAATTCACCAGCACCAATACGCCTGGAAAGAGCAACTCTACGCCAAAAGTGGACATGGGCCGCAGAAGTAGCTTCACTCGGAGAAGAAGCATAAGCAGGCGGCGAAGTCTGCCTTGTGGAGGCCAGAAAATTCCAAACTCACACTGGTTAAGAGTTTACCAGGCTGACTTGAAGAGAGAGAG GAAACGGCAGCAGGCCGTGCTCGCCAAAAAGAATGCTGAACGATTTGTCAGGAAAACTCACTTCAGGAGTCATCACTGCTTGCCACGG AAAACAACCACCACCAGAAAGCCAGCGTCAAAGAAGGAAGATTCTCTATTTGGAGCATTCCAGGGTCTCAGTTTGGATGGTGTGATGGGAGGTGTCAATGGATCAGCTGTTGCAGCAGCTTCAGGAGACCAGTGCAAAATCATGTAA